In Clostridium ljungdahlii DSM 13528, the genomic window GCATTAGTGTGGAAACTCTTAAGGAACTTGGTAAGTTAAATACAAGGGCTGGTATAAATATTTTGGGAGCTGCTGTAATAGATGATGTTTTAGGACTTATGCTCATATCTATAGTACTTGCAGTAGCCCAAAGCTCTGGTTCTGGAGCTTCAGCTTCCGGGATGATGTCACTTGTTTTTGTTTTTGTAAAAATAATTTTATTTTGTGGATTTTCTATATTGGGCATAGTGTGTTTACCTAAGTATATAAATAAATTTACCAGGGATGTAAAGCCAGGTAAAGAGATGCTTACTTTTTCACTGGCATTTGCACTTTTAATAGCATGTATTGCAGAGTATCTTGGAATAGCGGCTATCACAGGGGCATATATATGTGGACTTGTACTTTCTTCTATTGAGCATAAAAAGTATTTAGAAAGAAATATCAAAGCAATTTCTTCTGGATTTTTATCACTTATATTTTTTGCGAGTGTGGGCATTGAAGCAAATTTAAAAGGTCTCAATCTAGAAGTACTCATTATTACCTTAGTTATGTTTGTTATTGCAGTTATTGGAAAAATAATTGGATGTGGTGGTGGGGCTAGAGCTCTTAAAATGAGTAAAAGTGAGTCTTTACAAATTGGAGTAGGTATGATCTCGAGAGGTGAAGTTGCTATAATTACTGCAAATATAGGATTACAAAAAAATATTATATCGGAGGAAATATTTCTTCCAACTTTAATGGTTGTAATACTTACTACAATTATAACTCCTGTGCTTCTGAAAGTGGCTTTTTCTCATAAAAAGAATTCTTTATCTGAGCTAGATATTTAAAATTCACAAATTGTGAATTGATTATGATATTAGGAGGTGTTGTAATGATAAGAAGAGGAAATATAAAAGATCTGGACACTATAGTAAAATACAATTATAATTTAGCTAAGGAAACAGAAAATCTGAAATTAAATAAAGAAATATTGAAAAAAGGTGTAAGAACTGCATTAGAAGACAATGAAAATGGAATTTATTTTGTATATGAAAAGGACGACATGGTAGTGGGACAGATGATGATAACTAAAGAATGGAGTGATTGGAGAGGCGGAGATTATTGGTGGATACAGAGTGTATATGTAAACAAAGATTATAGAGGACAAGGAATATTTACACAATTATTTGATCATGTGAAATATCTTGCTGAACGTAGCAATAATGTGTGCAGTTTGAGATTATATGTGGAAAAGAAAAATGAAAGAGCTAAAGATACTTATAAGTCCAAAGGAATGAAAGAAACGCATTATCTAATGTATGAAATTAAAAAATAATTGTTGTTGGGAGATGGTATTGTGTTTAAGAAAATAGGTAAGTTTATTGAGGTAGCTGTGGTGTGTGGATTGCTATTTGTGGGTAAAAATTGCTATGCTGCAGAAAATTATAAAATTTGGAATAACGATGCCACCTCTAATGTAGCCAATAACAAGACATGGACAATAAGTTTTAATAAGAATATTGATATAAATTCAGCAAAAAACTCTATTAAAGTATATGAGCAGGACAATAATCAATCAGTAGCAGTTAATGTAGTGAGTTCAAAATCAGATGTTGTGCAGGTTTCACCTGAAAATCCCTACACTTCTGGCGAAAAATACGTTTTGGTAATAGATAATAACTTAAAATCTACTGATGGCAAGCAATTAAATGAAGGAGTAAAATATAATTTTACAGTAGATGGTCAAAATAGCTCCAATGGTGAAATTTCAATACAAAATTATACTCAGTATTACAATGCTGTAAAGGATGCACTTTCTAATTATAAGGATACTTTAGTTTTAAACATAACAAACTATGATAGAAGTACTTATAATTTAGGTGTCATAGATAAGATTTTGCAGGACAATCCAAATTTAAGAGATTGGTATTCAAGTGCAGGAAGTAATGTTGAAAGTTCCAGTTCTACTAAAATGACTATAAATTTTAAGTATGATGATACTAAGCAAAATTTAATAGCTAAGGAAAATGCAATACAGCAAAAAGTCGATGAAGTAGTAAACAGTGTCACAACACCTCAAATGAAAGACTATGAAAAAGAATTGGCACTTCACGATTATGTGGTAAATAATACAGAATATGATCAAAGGGCAGGTACAGCGGATATGCCTGATGATTCTTATACTGCTTATGGAGTTTTAGTGAATAAAACAGCGGTTTGTCAGGGTTATGCAGATGCTATGGACAGGCTTCTTACAGCTGCTGGTATAGAATGTAAAATGGTAATAGGACAGGGAAATGATGGAGATGGATGGATAAGCCATGCTTGGAATATAGTAAAAATACAGGGTGAATATTATGAACTTGATTCTACCTGGGACGATCCTGTTACAAATGATGGATCCAAGCTCCTTTCACATTCTTACTTCAATATAACTGATTCTCAAATTGCCAAAAATCATGAGTGGGATAAATCAGATTACCCTGCATGTAACAGTACTGACTATAGTTTTGACAAGCTAAATGTGACGGAGAAAGATAGATATGGTAATGATATAAATGTTGTAGATAATTATAATGACTTTTACAATGCATTAAAAAATTATATAACTAGTCAGAGGAAATCTTTTAGTATTAAAATATTAAATTATAATTCTACAAATTACAATATTCCAAAAACTTTAAAGCAAATAGTTACAAAATATAGTATTTATGGAGACTATAATTTAACCTACTATTCAGATGAAATATCAGGTGCAGAAGTTTTCACAATAGTAAAATCTTAATTAAAGAAAGTAAGGTGGTCTCTGACTCCCTTACTTTCTTTAATTGTTACATATACTTCAAATGAATTATATTATTGTAAAGTTTTATATAAACAGAGTTCTTGGCTTCAGGTGGAGCTTTTTTCTCCATCTGAAACTTATTAACAGGATTCTTAGTGCTTCAGCACTTAGAAGGCGTTATCCTTTAGGAGAAATCGTTATCCAGGGGCGTAGCAGCCGTTATGCACAGCATAAGAACTCTAAATCGCTGAAGCTCAAGAGTTCTAATATCCCCCACTTTATAAGAAGATGTGGTATTACGACTGGTAGCCATCGGATAAATGACGTATAATTTATATAAAGGATTTAGTCAGGAGGGAACAAAATGGATAAAAAGTTATGGGAAAAATGTGTTGAATTTCACGGACATTTATGTCCTGGACTTGCAATAGGCTATAAGGCTAGTGAGGCAGCTAAAGAAAAAATGGATATTTCCTTTTCAAAAGATGAGGAAATAGTGTGCATAACTGAAAACGATGCCTGTGGAGTAGATGCAGTTCAGGTGATAACAGGGTGCACAATGGGAAAGGGAAACTTAATTTATAGAGACCGCGGTAAAATGGCATTTAGTTTTTTTAATAGAAAAAATGGTGATGCCCTGAGAGTGGTATTAAAAAATTGGCCGAGAAGTGGAGACAGACAAAAAGATATTGATTATTTGCTAAACTGCCCTTGTGAAAAATTATTTTATTATAAAAAACCAGGATTTTCTGTGCCGGAAAAGGCTAGGTCATTTAATAACATAGTATGTGAAAATTGTGGAGAAGATACAGCTGAACATAGAATTAGAATAATGAATGGAAAAAAGGTATGTTTAGATTGTTTTAAAGAGTATTCAAGGAAAGAATAAATATCTTAATAATATATTAAAATTTTATATTTGGTTATAATTTTATACTTCTTTTATTCATAAATATAGTATATTATATTTATAATATGTATTAATATTTATCTCAACTTTCGCAGTTTAAAAAAATTATGAAGCAAAGCTTCACAAGTTAAGAATTAATAATGAAAAATTAATAGTGAAGGATGATTTTTAGCTGTCGCAAAAAATCTTTAAATTTATATAAATCAGCAATGTTTCGCTTTAGCGAAATGAGTGGTGAAAAGCTTAATCAAAGATTTTTTGTAGTGTAATGGAAAAAAATCCACATTAACTATTAATTTTTCATTCTTAACTATTAATTAAAAAAGTTTTATATGTGCGAAAGTTGGGTATTTATAAAACTAAAAAAAGGAGTTTAAACACATGAAATTTAAAACAATTTTTAGTAAGTTATTGATAGTGCTTATGGCTATAACTGTAGTTTTACCTATTTCAGGAAATAGAGTTTATGCAGATGCCTATAAAGTTGTAACCTTAGGAGGAGATCTAACAGATAGCCAAAAACAAGA contains:
- a CDS encoding cation:proton antiporter translates to MEKTLLDIVLILICTKIGGIISRKLKMPEVLGALIAGVVLGPVILNVVQYDDNIKLLSNLGVIMLMFLAGLETNIEEFKKSGLSSFIIAMCGIILPLILGTLSAYMFFNNFLENVFVGVILTATSVSISVETLKELGKLNTRAGINILGAAVIDDVLGLMLISIVLAVAQSSGSGASASGMMSLVFVFVKIILFCGFSILGIVCLPKYINKFTRDVKPGKEMLTFSLAFALLIACIAEYLGIAAITGAYICGLVLSSIEHKKYLERNIKAISSGFLSLIFFASVGIEANLKGLNLEVLIITLVMFVIAVIGKIIGCGGGARALKMSKSESLQIGVGMISRGEVAIITANIGLQKNIISEEIFLPTLMVVILTTIITPVLLKVAFSHKKNSLSELDI
- a CDS encoding transglutaminase domain-containing protein, with translation MFKKIGKFIEVAVVCGLLFVGKNCYAAENYKIWNNDATSNVANNKTWTISFNKNIDINSAKNSIKVYEQDNNQSVAVNVVSSKSDVVQVSPENPYTSGEKYVLVIDNNLKSTDGKQLNEGVKYNFTVDGQNSSNGEISIQNYTQYYNAVKDALSNYKDTLVLNITNYDRSTYNLGVIDKILQDNPNLRDWYSSAGSNVESSSSTKMTINFKYDDTKQNLIAKENAIQQKVDEVVNSVTTPQMKDYEKELALHDYVVNNTEYDQRAGTADMPDDSYTAYGVLVNKTAVCQGYADAMDRLLTAAGIECKMVIGQGNDGDGWISHAWNIVKIQGEYYELDSTWDDPVTNDGSKLLSHSYFNITDSQIAKNHEWDKSDYPACNSTDYSFDKLNVTEKDRYGNDINVVDNYNDFYNALKNYITSQRKSFSIKILNYNSTNYNIPKTLKQIVTKYSIYGDYNLTYYSDEISGAEVFTIVKS
- a CDS encoding FmdE family protein, producing MDKKLWEKCVEFHGHLCPGLAIGYKASEAAKEKMDISFSKDEEIVCITENDACGVDAVQVITGCTMGKGNLIYRDRGKMAFSFFNRKNGDALRVVLKNWPRSGDRQKDIDYLLNCPCEKLFYYKKPGFSVPEKARSFNNIVCENCGEDTAEHRIRIMNGKKVCLDCFKEYSRKE
- a CDS encoding GNAT family N-acetyltransferase, which translates into the protein MIRRGNIKDLDTIVKYNYNLAKETENLKLNKEILKKGVRTALEDNENGIYFVYEKDDMVVGQMMITKEWSDWRGGDYWWIQSVYVNKDYRGQGIFTQLFDHVKYLAERSNNVCSLRLYVEKKNERAKDTYKSKGMKETHYLMYEIKK